Proteins from one Juglans microcarpa x Juglans regia isolate MS1-56 chromosome 1S, Jm3101_v1.0, whole genome shotgun sequence genomic window:
- the LOC121247225 gene encoding transducin beta-like protein 2, producing the protein MLALSLLQAHTNHKPHKFPFPFPISPNHKPGHDMDQVLTVMVMSILLGAVIALSFFTSYFGKRRSEVQSIAKAESQSDPKKHQRPPQPKKSHSKAHSHSAADKDQNKRHHPLDLNTLKGHGDSVTGICFSFDGRSLATACADGVVRVFKLEDASSRGFKFLRINLPAGGHPTAVAFSDEVSSIVVASQTLTGSSLYLYGEEKPKASNETKQQPKLPLPEIKWEHHKVHEKRAILTLVGTTASFGSADGSTILVSCSEGTDIMLWHGRTGKILGNVDTNQLKNNMAAISPNGRFIAAAAFTADVKVWEIVYSKDGSVKEVLKAMQLKGHKSAVTWLCFSPNSEQIITASKDGSVRIWNINVRYHLEEDPKTLKVFPIPLHDSSGATLHYDRICISPDGRILAATHGSTLQWLCVDSGKVLDTADKAHDGDITCISWAPITIPMGDGQVLILATASVDKKVKLWAAPSTH; encoded by the exons ATGCTCGCTCTGTCGCTCCTCCAAGCGCATACAAACCATAAACCCCACAAATTCCCCTTTCCATTTCCCATTTCCCCGAATCACAAACCGGGTCACGATATGGATCAGGTTCTTACAGTTATGGTCATGTCGATTCTGCTCGGCGCTGTAATCGCCCTCTCCTTCTTCACGAGCTACTTTGGCAAGCGAAGATCAGAGGTCCAGTCTATCGCGAAAGCGGAGTCCCAGTCGGATCCGAAGAAGCACCAGAGGCCTCCTCAACCCAAGAAGTCTCACTCCAAAGCTCACTCCCATTCTGCCGCTGACAAG GATCAAAACAAACGGCATCATCCATTGGATTTGAATACTTTGAAGGGTCATGGCGATTCGGTCACTGGGATATGTTTTTCCTTTGATGGGCGAAGTTTGGCAACAG CTTGCGCTGATGGAGTGGTCAGGGTGTTCAAGTTGGAGGATGCTTCAAGTAGAGGCTTCAA GTTTCTGAGAATAAATTTGCCTGCTGGGGGCCATCCAACAGCAGTTGCATTCTCCGATGAGGTGTCATCTATAGTTGTTGCTTCTCAGACGCTTACCGGTTCTTCTTTATACTTGTATGGAGAGGAAAAGCCCAAAGCTTCTAATGAAACTAAACAACAACCCAAGCTTCCTCTGCCAGAAATTAAATGGGAACACCACAAAGTTCATGAGAAAAGAGCTATTCTGACTCTTGTTGGAACCACTGCAAGCTTTGGAAGTGCTGATGGAAGTACAATTCTTGTTTCTTGTTCAGAAG GCACTGATATCATGCTTTGGCATGGAAGAACTGggaagattttgggaaatgttGATACAAATCAGTTGAAAAATAACATGGCTGCCATATCACCAAATGGGCGTTTTATTGCTGCTGCAGCTTTTACTGCAGACGTGAAG GTCTGGGAAATTGTATACTCAAAGGATGGTTCAGTCAAGGAGGTTTTAAAGGCTATGCAGCTTAAAGGGCATAAG AGTGCAGTAACTTGGTTATGCTTCTCTCCTAACTCAGAGCAAATCATCACAGCTTCCAAAGATGGTTCTGTTAGAATTTGGAATATCAATG TTCGGTATCATCTCGAGGAGGATCCAAAGACTCTGAAGGTGTTTCCGATTCCACTTCATGATTCAAGTGGTGCTACTTTACACTATGATCGTATCTGTATATCCCCTGATGGAAGGATATTGGCAGCAACCCATGGTTCGACATTGCAGTGGTTATGTGTAGATTCTGGGAAGGTTTTGGACACAGCTGACAAAGCACATGATG GTGACATCACATGCATCTCATGGGCACCTATTACCATTCCTATGG GAGATGGACAAGTTTTGATTTTAGCAACGGCCAGTGTTGACAAGAAAGTGAAGTTGTGGGCGGCTCCATCAACCCACTGA